Proteins found in one Takifugu rubripes chromosome 17, fTakRub1.2, whole genome shotgun sequence genomic segment:
- the LOC101074909 gene encoding retinal cone rhodopsin-sensitive cGMP 3',5'-cyclic phosphodiesterase subunit gamma-like, whose amino-acid sequence MADTAVATPADKKAPPKFKQRTARTFKSKAPKPGQKGFGDDIPGMEGLGTDITVVCPWEAFGDMELSDLAKYGIV is encoded by the exons atgGCCGACACAGCCGTTGCTACCCCCGCCGACAAGAAGGCTCCTCCCAAGTTCAAGCAGAGGACCGCTCGCACCTTCAAGAGCAAGGCTCCCAAACCAGGCCAGAAGGG CTTTGGCGATGACATCCCAGGAATGGAGGGTCTGGGCACGGACATCACCGTGGTTTGTCCTTGGGAAGCGTTTGGGGACATGGAGCTGAGCGACCTGGCGAAGTACGGCATCGTGTAG
- the rbfox2 gene encoding RNA binding protein fox-1 homolog 2 isoform X3: protein MLMSTDVASIMVPVSRGLLDRERELDTMTGVHPSAGGAPAVVRGMKRGDPEPDGQAAATLVDTAGAECKRPRIDGSGGLGENNDPLTLYHGYPSHSQGSQDSVGGQEGLVPPAFSAFPPPPPPPPQNGLTLDYGGSLYAAGSVQGPVEAGGPASSAPNAANSLAAQQSDGSSQLDGQSGVGSGGGGAGGTAGVDSDDKGTPKRLHVSNIPFRFRDPDLRQMFGQFGKILDVEIIFNERGSKGFGFVTFETSADAERAKEKLHGTLVEGRKIEMSDGKTNERNFDCTHFHPPLLSNRAADLSEVNNATARVMTNKKMTTPYANGEGLAALPYAGWKLTPMVGAMYSPELYTVPGFPYSAAAAAAATTAATIRGAHLRGRARPVYSAVRAAVPQPAIPTYPGLVFQDISGRLAQGGYAAYRYAQPAAVATPAAAAAAAAAYSDSYGRVYTADPYHAALTPAAAAAAYGVGAMATLYRGGYSRFAPY, encoded by the exons atgttaatgtcGACCGACGTTGCATCCATCATGGTGCCTGTGTCCCGGGGTCTCCTGGACCGGGAGCGAGAGCTGGACACCATGACCGGAGTGCACCCCAGCGCGGGCGGTGCTCCCGCGGTCGTGCGGGGCATGAAGCGTGGAGACCCGGAGCCCGACGGACAGGCGGCGGCCACTCTGGTGGACACGGCCGGGGCAGAGTGCAAGCGTCCCCGCATCGACGGTTCGGGAGGACTCGGCGAG AACAACGACCCGCTCACCCTCTACCATGGTTACCCCTCCCACAGTCAG GGCTCCCAAGACAGTGTTGGCGGTCAGGAGGGACTCGTGCCACCAGCCTTCTCTGCTTTccccccaccgcccccaccgcccccccagAACGGCCTGACCCTGGACTACGGTGGCAGCTTGTATGCAGCAGGATCCGTCCAAGGCCCAGTGGAAGCAGGCGGGCCGGCCAGCAGTGCCCCCAACGCTGCCAACAGCCTGGCTGCCCAG CAGTCGGAtggctcctcccagctggaCGGTCAGTCGGGGGTCggctcaggaggaggtggtgctggaggaACTGCAGGGGTCGACTCCGACGATAAGGGGACCCCTAAACGCCTCCACGTGTCCAACATCCCCTTCCGCTTCAGAGACCCCGACCTTCGGCAGATGTTTGGG cAATTTGGCAAAATCCTGGATGTTGAGATCATTTTCAACGAAAGGGGATCCAAG GGTTTCGGTTTTGTAACGTTTGAGACGAGCGCGGACGCAGAGAGGGCCAAAGAGAAACTTCACGGTACGCTGGTGGAAGGACGTAAAATCGAG ATGTCAGACgggaaaacaaatgaaagaaactttGATTGCACACACTTTCATCCCCCACTCctgagcaacagagcagcagatctCTCGGAA GTCAACAACGCCACAGCCAGAGTGATGACGAACAAGAAGATGACCACCCCTTACGCTAACGGAGAGGGGCTCGCCGCGCTGCCATACG CTGGATGGAAGCTGACTCCCATGGTCGGAGCCATGTACAGTCCTGAACTCTACACAG TACCTGGCTTCCCCTActccgccgctgccgctgccgctgccactaCTGCCGCCACCATCCGGGGAGCTCACCTGCGGGGTCGTGCTCGGCCCGTCTACAGTGCAGTCAGGGCAGCGGTGCCCCAGCCGGCCATCCCTACTTACCCAGG ACTAGTGTTTCAGGACATTAGTGGCAGATTGGCCCAG GGGGGCTACGCAGCGTATCGTTACGCCCAGCCGGCCGCCGTAGCGACCCCGGCGGCGGCCGCCGCTGCAGCGGCAGCGTACAGCGACAG TTACGGGCGGGTTTACACGGCGGACCCCTACCACGCCGCGCTCAcccctgctgccgccgccgccgcttatGGCGTCGGAGCCATG gccaCACTCTACAGGGGGGGCTACAGTAGATTTGCCCCTTATTAA
- the rbfox2 gene encoding RNA binding protein fox-1 homolog 2 isoform X1 translates to MLMSTDVASIMVPVSRGLLDRERELDTMTGVHPSAGGAPAVVRGMKRGDPEPDGQAAATLVDTAGAECKRPRIDGSGGLGENNDPLTLYHGYPSHSQGSQDSVGGQEGLVPPAFSAFPPPPPPPPQNGLTLDYGGSLYAAGSVQGPVEAGGPASSAPNAANSLAAQQSDGSSQLDGQSGVGSGGGGAGGTAGVDSDDKGTPKRLHVSNIPFRFRDPDLRQMFGQFGKILDVEIIFNERGSKGFGFVTFETSADAERAKEKLHGTLVEGRKIEMSDGKTNERNFDCTHFHPPLLSNRAADLSEVNNATARVMTNKKMTTPYANGEGLAALPYAGWKLTPMVGAMYSPELYTVPGFPYSAAAAAAATTAATIRGAHLRGRARPVYSAVRAAVPQPAIPTYPGVMAYQDGFYGAADLYGGYAAYRYAQPAAVATPAAAAAAAAAYSDSYGRVYTADPYHAALTPAAAAAAYGVGAMATLYRGGYSRFAPY, encoded by the exons atgttaatgtcGACCGACGTTGCATCCATCATGGTGCCTGTGTCCCGGGGTCTCCTGGACCGGGAGCGAGAGCTGGACACCATGACCGGAGTGCACCCCAGCGCGGGCGGTGCTCCCGCGGTCGTGCGGGGCATGAAGCGTGGAGACCCGGAGCCCGACGGACAGGCGGCGGCCACTCTGGTGGACACGGCCGGGGCAGAGTGCAAGCGTCCCCGCATCGACGGTTCGGGAGGACTCGGCGAG AACAACGACCCGCTCACCCTCTACCATGGTTACCCCTCCCACAGTCAG GGCTCCCAAGACAGTGTTGGCGGTCAGGAGGGACTCGTGCCACCAGCCTTCTCTGCTTTccccccaccgcccccaccgcccccccagAACGGCCTGACCCTGGACTACGGTGGCAGCTTGTATGCAGCAGGATCCGTCCAAGGCCCAGTGGAAGCAGGCGGGCCGGCCAGCAGTGCCCCCAACGCTGCCAACAGCCTGGCTGCCCAG CAGTCGGAtggctcctcccagctggaCGGTCAGTCGGGGGTCggctcaggaggaggtggtgctggaggaACTGCAGGGGTCGACTCCGACGATAAGGGGACCCCTAAACGCCTCCACGTGTCCAACATCCCCTTCCGCTTCAGAGACCCCGACCTTCGGCAGATGTTTGGG cAATTTGGCAAAATCCTGGATGTTGAGATCATTTTCAACGAAAGGGGATCCAAG GGTTTCGGTTTTGTAACGTTTGAGACGAGCGCGGACGCAGAGAGGGCCAAAGAGAAACTTCACGGTACGCTGGTGGAAGGACGTAAAATCGAG ATGTCAGACgggaaaacaaatgaaagaaactttGATTGCACACACTTTCATCCCCCACTCctgagcaacagagcagcagatctCTCGGAA GTCAACAACGCCACAGCCAGAGTGATGACGAACAAGAAGATGACCACCCCTTACGCTAACGGAGAGGGGCTCGCCGCGCTGCCATACG CTGGATGGAAGCTGACTCCCATGGTCGGAGCCATGTACAGTCCTGAACTCTACACAG TACCTGGCTTCCCCTActccgccgctgccgctgccgctgccactaCTGCCGCCACCATCCGGGGAGCTCACCTGCGGGGTCGTGCTCGGCCCGTCTACAGTGCAGTCAGGGCAGCGGTGCCCCAGCCGGCCATCCCTACTTACCCAGG tGTGATGGCCTATCAGGATGGCTTTTACGGTGCCGCTGACCTCTAT GGGGGCTACGCAGCGTATCGTTACGCCCAGCCGGCCGCCGTAGCGACCCCGGCGGCGGCCGCCGCTGCAGCGGCAGCGTACAGCGACAG TTACGGGCGGGTTTACACGGCGGACCCCTACCACGCCGCGCTCAcccctgctgccgccgccgccgcttatGGCGTCGGAGCCATG gccaCACTCTACAGGGGGGGCTACAGTAGATTTGCCCCTTATTAA
- the rbfox2 gene encoding RNA binding protein fox-1 homolog 2 isoform X4: MLMSTDVASIMVPVSRGLLDRERELDTMTGVHPSAGGAPAVVRGMKRGDPEPDGQAAATLVDTAGAECKRPRIDGSGGLGENNDPLTLYHGYPSHSQGSQDSVGGQEGLVPPAFSAFPPPPPPPPQNGLTLDYGGSLYAAGSVQGPVEAGGPASSAPNAANSLAAQQSDGSSQLDGQSGVGSGGGGAGGTAGVDSDDKGTPKRLHVSNIPFRFRDPDLRQMFGQFGKILDVEIIFNERGSKGFGFVTFETSADAERAKEKLHGTLVEGRKIEVNNATARVMTNKKMTTPYANGEGLAALPYAGWKLTPMVGAMYSPELYTVPGFPYSAAAAAAATTAATIRGAHLRGRARPVYSAVRAAVPQPAIPTYPGVMAYQDGFYGAADLYGGYAAYRYAQPAAVATPAAAAAAAAAYSDSYGRVYTADPYHAALTPAAAAAAYGVGAMATLYRGGYSRFAPY, translated from the exons atgttaatgtcGACCGACGTTGCATCCATCATGGTGCCTGTGTCCCGGGGTCTCCTGGACCGGGAGCGAGAGCTGGACACCATGACCGGAGTGCACCCCAGCGCGGGCGGTGCTCCCGCGGTCGTGCGGGGCATGAAGCGTGGAGACCCGGAGCCCGACGGACAGGCGGCGGCCACTCTGGTGGACACGGCCGGGGCAGAGTGCAAGCGTCCCCGCATCGACGGTTCGGGAGGACTCGGCGAG AACAACGACCCGCTCACCCTCTACCATGGTTACCCCTCCCACAGTCAG GGCTCCCAAGACAGTGTTGGCGGTCAGGAGGGACTCGTGCCACCAGCCTTCTCTGCTTTccccccaccgcccccaccgcccccccagAACGGCCTGACCCTGGACTACGGTGGCAGCTTGTATGCAGCAGGATCCGTCCAAGGCCCAGTGGAAGCAGGCGGGCCGGCCAGCAGTGCCCCCAACGCTGCCAACAGCCTGGCTGCCCAG CAGTCGGAtggctcctcccagctggaCGGTCAGTCGGGGGTCggctcaggaggaggtggtgctggaggaACTGCAGGGGTCGACTCCGACGATAAGGGGACCCCTAAACGCCTCCACGTGTCCAACATCCCCTTCCGCTTCAGAGACCCCGACCTTCGGCAGATGTTTGGG cAATTTGGCAAAATCCTGGATGTTGAGATCATTTTCAACGAAAGGGGATCCAAG GGTTTCGGTTTTGTAACGTTTGAGACGAGCGCGGACGCAGAGAGGGCCAAAGAGAAACTTCACGGTACGCTGGTGGAAGGACGTAAAATCGAG GTCAACAACGCCACAGCCAGAGTGATGACGAACAAGAAGATGACCACCCCTTACGCTAACGGAGAGGGGCTCGCCGCGCTGCCATACG CTGGATGGAAGCTGACTCCCATGGTCGGAGCCATGTACAGTCCTGAACTCTACACAG TACCTGGCTTCCCCTActccgccgctgccgctgccgctgccactaCTGCCGCCACCATCCGGGGAGCTCACCTGCGGGGTCGTGCTCGGCCCGTCTACAGTGCAGTCAGGGCAGCGGTGCCCCAGCCGGCCATCCCTACTTACCCAGG tGTGATGGCCTATCAGGATGGCTTTTACGGTGCCGCTGACCTCTAT GGGGGCTACGCAGCGTATCGTTACGCCCAGCCGGCCGCCGTAGCGACCCCGGCGGCGGCCGCCGCTGCAGCGGCAGCGTACAGCGACAG TTACGGGCGGGTTTACACGGCGGACCCCTACCACGCCGCGCTCAcccctgctgccgccgccgccgcttatGGCGTCGGAGCCATG gccaCACTCTACAGGGGGGGCTACAGTAGATTTGCCCCTTATTAA
- the rbfox2 gene encoding RNA binding protein fox-1 homolog 2 isoform X2, whose protein sequence is MLMSTDVASIMVPVSRGLLDRERELDTMTGVHPSAGGAPAVVRGMKRGDPEPDGQAAATLVDTAGAECKRPRIDGSGGLGENNDPLTLYHGYPSHSQGSQDSVGGQEGLVPPAFSAFPPPPPPPPQNGLTLDYGGSLYAAGSVQGPVEAGGPASSAPNAANSLAAQSDGSSQLDGQSGVGSGGGGAGGTAGVDSDDKGTPKRLHVSNIPFRFRDPDLRQMFGQFGKILDVEIIFNERGSKGFGFVTFETSADAERAKEKLHGTLVEGRKIEMSDGKTNERNFDCTHFHPPLLSNRAADLSEVNNATARVMTNKKMTTPYANGEGLAALPYAGWKLTPMVGAMYSPELYTVPGFPYSAAAAAAATTAATIRGAHLRGRARPVYSAVRAAVPQPAIPTYPGVMAYQDGFYGAADLYGGYAAYRYAQPAAVATPAAAAAAAAAYSDSYGRVYTADPYHAALTPAAAAAAYGVGAMATLYRGGYSRFAPY, encoded by the exons atgttaatgtcGACCGACGTTGCATCCATCATGGTGCCTGTGTCCCGGGGTCTCCTGGACCGGGAGCGAGAGCTGGACACCATGACCGGAGTGCACCCCAGCGCGGGCGGTGCTCCCGCGGTCGTGCGGGGCATGAAGCGTGGAGACCCGGAGCCCGACGGACAGGCGGCGGCCACTCTGGTGGACACGGCCGGGGCAGAGTGCAAGCGTCCCCGCATCGACGGTTCGGGAGGACTCGGCGAG AACAACGACCCGCTCACCCTCTACCATGGTTACCCCTCCCACAGTCAG GGCTCCCAAGACAGTGTTGGCGGTCAGGAGGGACTCGTGCCACCAGCCTTCTCTGCTTTccccccaccgcccccaccgcccccccagAACGGCCTGACCCTGGACTACGGTGGCAGCTTGTATGCAGCAGGATCCGTCCAAGGCCCAGTGGAAGCAGGCGGGCCGGCCAGCAGTGCCCCCAACGCTGCCAACAGCCTGGCTGCCCAG TCGGAtggctcctcccagctggaCGGTCAGTCGGGGGTCggctcaggaggaggtggtgctggaggaACTGCAGGGGTCGACTCCGACGATAAGGGGACCCCTAAACGCCTCCACGTGTCCAACATCCCCTTCCGCTTCAGAGACCCCGACCTTCGGCAGATGTTTGGG cAATTTGGCAAAATCCTGGATGTTGAGATCATTTTCAACGAAAGGGGATCCAAG GGTTTCGGTTTTGTAACGTTTGAGACGAGCGCGGACGCAGAGAGGGCCAAAGAGAAACTTCACGGTACGCTGGTGGAAGGACGTAAAATCGAG ATGTCAGACgggaaaacaaatgaaagaaactttGATTGCACACACTTTCATCCCCCACTCctgagcaacagagcagcagatctCTCGGAA GTCAACAACGCCACAGCCAGAGTGATGACGAACAAGAAGATGACCACCCCTTACGCTAACGGAGAGGGGCTCGCCGCGCTGCCATACG CTGGATGGAAGCTGACTCCCATGGTCGGAGCCATGTACAGTCCTGAACTCTACACAG TACCTGGCTTCCCCTActccgccgctgccgctgccgctgccactaCTGCCGCCACCATCCGGGGAGCTCACCTGCGGGGTCGTGCTCGGCCCGTCTACAGTGCAGTCAGGGCAGCGGTGCCCCAGCCGGCCATCCCTACTTACCCAGG tGTGATGGCCTATCAGGATGGCTTTTACGGTGCCGCTGACCTCTAT GGGGGCTACGCAGCGTATCGTTACGCCCAGCCGGCCGCCGTAGCGACCCCGGCGGCGGCCGCCGCTGCAGCGGCAGCGTACAGCGACAG TTACGGGCGGGTTTACACGGCGGACCCCTACCACGCCGCGCTCAcccctgctgccgccgccgccgcttatGGCGTCGGAGCCATG gccaCACTCTACAGGGGGGGCTACAGTAGATTTGCCCCTTATTAA